A single genomic interval of Rhodopseudomonas palustris harbors:
- a CDS encoding DUF2842 domain-containing protein encodes MNIRTRKLIGTVGLLLLAIVWSLTAMAFAQAPVIAESKWLQAVYYVVAGLGWVLPAMPLVTWMSRPDPTE; translated from the coding sequence ATGAATATTCGAACCCGCAAATTGATTGGAACCGTCGGCCTGCTGCTGCTGGCGATCGTGTGGTCGCTGACCGCGATGGCGTTCGCGCAGGCGCCGGTGATCGCTGAATCGAAATGGCTGCAGGCGGTGTACTACGTGGTTGCCGGCCTCGGCTGGGTGTTGCCGGCGATGCCGCTGGTCACCTGGATGTCTCGTCCCGATCCGACCGAATAA
- a CDS encoding COX15/CtaA family protein, giving the protein MTIAAAPPSSRFRGVRIWLTLVAALIAVMVLVGGATRLTESGLSIVEWKPVTGTLPPLTETQWHAAFDGYKQIPQYRELNAGMTLDQFKTIFWWEWSHRLLGRVIGIVYLLPFLWFLWRGAIGPEWKRALWIIFALGALQGAVGWWMVASGLSQRTEVSQVRLATHLSLALIIYAAIVWTLRRMADRARVAAPARLRVTALALLGLTFVQLYAGALVAGLRAGRLYNTWPMIDGALIPDAARLWFESPWWKNLFDNHLTVQFDHRMLAYALWTLAALHMIDALRTRAGAAARSAVLLFLALTAQATLGIFTVLYAAPIDLALAHQAMALVVLTLAVLQAERLTAMREDRTALDRGAAGRLAVPSEPFPSA; this is encoded by the coding sequence ATGACCATCGCCGCGGCGCCGCCATCGTCCCGATTTCGCGGCGTACGGATCTGGCTGACCCTGGTGGCGGCCCTGATCGCCGTGATGGTCCTGGTCGGCGGCGCGACCCGGCTGACCGAATCCGGGCTGTCGATCGTCGAATGGAAGCCGGTCACCGGCACGCTGCCGCCGCTCACCGAGACGCAGTGGCACGCGGCATTCGACGGCTACAAGCAGATCCCGCAATATCGCGAACTGAACGCCGGCATGACGCTCGATCAGTTCAAGACGATCTTCTGGTGGGAATGGAGCCACCGGCTACTCGGCCGGGTGATCGGTATCGTCTATCTGCTGCCGTTTCTCTGGTTCCTGTGGCGCGGCGCGATCGGACCAGAGTGGAAGCGGGCGCTGTGGATCATCTTCGCGCTCGGCGCACTACAGGGCGCGGTCGGCTGGTGGATGGTGGCGTCCGGCCTGTCGCAGCGGACCGAAGTGTCACAGGTGCGGCTCGCCACCCATCTGTCGCTGGCGCTGATCATCTACGCCGCGATCGTCTGGACGCTGCGCCGAATGGCCGACCGGGCCCGCGTCGCTGCGCCGGCGCGACTGAGGGTGACCGCGCTGGCGCTGCTGGGGCTGACCTTCGTGCAGCTCTATGCGGGTGCGCTGGTGGCGGGCCTGCGCGCCGGGCGGCTGTACAACACCTGGCCCATGATCGACGGCGCGCTGATCCCGGACGCGGCGCGGCTGTGGTTCGAGAGCCCGTGGTGGAAGAACCTGTTCGACAATCATCTCACCGTGCAGTTCGATCACCGTATGCTGGCCTATGCGCTGTGGACGCTGGCGGCGCTGCACATGATCGACGCGCTGCGGACGCGGGCAGGGGCGGCGGCACGCAGCGCGGTGCTGCTGTTCCTGGCGCTGACCGCTCAGGCTACGCTCGGCATCTTCACCGTGCTGTACGCCGCGCCGATCGACCTTGCCCTGGCGCATCAGGCGATGGCGCTGGTGGTGCTGACGCTGGCCGTGCTGCAGGCTGAACGGCTGACCGCGATGCGCGAAGATCGAACCGCGCTCGATCGCGGCGCTGCCGGGCGACTGGCGGTCCCGTCTGAGCCATTCCCGTCGGCATAG